A region of the Candidatus Marinimicrobia bacterium CG08_land_8_20_14_0_20_45_22 genome:
GCGCGGATCGTTGAGACCCGCAGTAATTAGCAGATTCGGATACTCTTTTGCCACGACGTTATCATACGGCGAATAGGTTTTCATATATTTATATTCTTTGAGAATGTTCGGATTTCCCCATTCTTCGTATTCGATAACCGTCAATGGAATCGTCGGATCGAGCATTGTGTTGATAACATCGACAAACGGGACATGCACGACAACCGCTTTGAACAATTCCGGGCGCATGTTGACGATCGCGCCCATCAGCAAACCGCCGGCGCTTCCTCCTGAAGCGACCAATTTGTCTTTATTTGTATATTTCTGAGCGATGAGATAGTCGGCGCAGGCGATGAAATCCGTGAACGTGTTTTTCTTCTTCATCATCTTGCCGTCGTCATACCATTGACGCCCCATCTCGCCGCCGCCGCGAATATGCGCGATGGCGTAAACGAAACCTCTGTTCAATAGACTTAATCGCGAAGATGAAAAGGTGGGATCGGTCGATGAGCCGTAAGAACCGTAAGCATAGAGGAACAACGGTGCGGTTCCGTCTTTTTTCAATCCTTTTTGATACACCAGCGAAATGGGAATTTGTTTCCCGTCACTCGCCGGTGCAAAGATGCGTTCGGTGACATAATCGGACGAAGTGAACTCGCCCAGCACTTTGTCTTGTTTCTTCAATTCGCGCGTCTTTGTTTTGAGATTATAATCGAAAACAGATTTCGGCGTGATCATGGACATGTAAGTAAAGCGGAAAACTTCCGTGTCGAATTCGGGATTATTGGACGGGAAAACGGAATAGACAGGTTCCGGGAAATCGATGTAATGAGATTGCCCGTCCGCCAGATTCGTCACGAGGATTTTTTCAAGTCCGAGTTCACGTTCGTAAACGATCTGATAATTTCGGAAAAAGTCCACGCCTTCCAATTTCACGTCGGAACGATGCGCGATAACCTCTTTCCAGTTTTTTCTCTCGAATGCGGCAATCGGCGCTTGCATCAGTTTGAAATTCAGCGCGTTTTCGTTGCTTATGATGTAGAAATAGTCGCCATGATGATCGACATTATATTCGATGCCGCTTTTGCGTTTGGCGATCGATGTCGGTTGGGAAGTCGGCTGGTCGGCGCGGATAAAATAAACTTCCGTTGTTGTCATCGAACCGAGTCCGATCATCAGGAATTCCTCGCTTTTCGTCTTGAAAAAGTTCATATAGAATGCTTCATCGGGTTCTTCAAAAACCAGTGCGTCGTTTTTCGGATCGGTTCCGATCTCATGCCGGAATAATCTATACGGGCGGCCGATGCTGTCGAGCGTCGTGTAAAAGAAAGTTTTATTGTCGTTAGCCCATTCAGCGCCGTAATAGGTATTCGGAATCGTTTCAGAAAGCGTCCGACCGGTGCCCAGGTCTTTGAAGCGTAGATCGTACTGTTCCGAGCCGTTTGCATCGACGGAATAAGCGAGAATCCGGTGATCCGGAGAAACATTATAGACGCCGACTTCAAGATACGAATGACCTTTGGCGAGTTCGTTTTGATCCAGAAGAATCTCTTCGGCGGCGTTCAAATTTCCTTTTTTGCGACAATAAATCGGATACTGTTTGCCTTTGACGGTGCGCTGATAGTAAAAATAATCGTCCTTCCGGGATGGAACCGACAGGTCGGTTTCCTGAATCCTTCCGAGCATTTCTTTATACAGTTTTTTCTGGAGTTTTTCCGTATGCTTCATGACGGATTTTGTGTAAGCGTTTTCGTCTTCGAGATACTTGATGACTTCCGGATTCGTCTTGTCGCGCAACCAGTAATAGTTGTCCACCAGCGTATCGCCATGGATGACGGTCGTATTTGGGATGATCTTTGCAACCGGCGGTGTTGCGGGTTGTTTCGGCGAACAGGCAGAGAACAGAGCAAAGGCGAGAATCAGATACGCCGGATGAAATCGGCGGGCGGCGAAGCGAAGATTGAACATGATAAATATCCTCGGTTTAAATATTGGTTTTATCTTCTTTCAATTCTAACGGATAAATTTACTCGCGGACAACGCAATTCACAACGACCGACTTATCGGGAATGCAACTCTTCGTACATCCGGTAACATGTTTCGGTCATTCCCAGCGATTCGTAGGTTTTTTGAGCGATGACGTTATGTTTCTCGACGTAGAGACGGAAACCGCAAATATCGATTCTTTCGGCGGCGAGTTCTTTGATGAATTCATACAATTTCCGGTAAATGCCCTGCCGACGAAACTTCGGTTTGACGTAAACGCTTTGAATCCACCAGAACAAACCATTCCGCCAATCGCTCCATTCGGTCGTAACCATTAGCGCACCGGCGATTTCGTCGTTCGTTTCGGCGACCAAATAAAATCCGTATTGCGGGTTGGCGAATAAGTTGTGAACGCCGGCGGTGATGATTTCCGGCGGCAGAATCTTGTTTTCCGTTTCTAAAGCCATCGCGATGTTGAACTCGATCAAATCATCGGCGTCTTTCGGTTCGGCGATACGGATGTGAAAATCCTCGGGCATTTCATTCTCCTGTTTTATTCTGAAAAGATTTTGGAAGTTTCATATTATGATGGAATGTCTCTGTTGAAAAGCAAATCCGGCGCATCGTTCATGAGATTTCTCAATTGATGTGCATCGGTGCCAAACCGGAATTCGACGCCGATTTCCTTTCCGATTTTCCAGTATCGCCGGGCAAAAGTGAAATCGTAAAAAATCGTATTCGCGTTGATCTCCCAAGCGACGTTGAACTTCTTCCCGAGTTCCATGATTTCCACGAGTTCATCGTCGGTCAACGCGGCGGTTACCTGATGACAGACCGGCAATAAATGCGGAATGTAGAAACCGATAAATGGATGAGCGATGCAATCCGCGCGTCCCGTCGGAATCAATTCGCGAAGAATTGCCAGCATGTGACTCGCATAACCACGCGGCGTTCTTTTGACCGGGTGTTTCCAGAACGATTGGTGATAATGGTTACATGAATAGAGGCGATAGGGAATTTGCCGGTTGACTTGTAATGAATCCGCAAATTTTCCGACATCGTAAGCGGAGAGTTCTGCGCCCAGTGAAATGTTCAATGATGTTTTTATATCGGTCAACTCACGCCGGTGCATGTCGATATTTTTTAAAATATCCTGATGCGGAATCGGGTGATGGTCTACAATGGCGATCGTCTTCAATCCTAATTCTTCCGATCCTTCAACAATGTTCGGGATCGTCATCGATCGGTCTGCGCAAGGCGATAAATAGGAGTGAATGTGCCAGTTGCTCGTTCGGAAAGAGTCCAATAGG
Encoded here:
- a CDS encoding oligopeptidase B (PtrB; oligopeptidase that cleaves peptide bonds following arginine and lysine residues) → MFNLRFAARRFHPAYLILAFALFSACSPKQPATPPVAKIIPNTTVIHGDTLVDNYYWLRDKTNPEVIKYLEDENAYTKSVMKHTEKLQKKLYKEMLGRIQETDLSVPSRKDDYFYYQRTVKGKQYPIYCRKKGNLNAAEEILLDQNELAKGHSYLEVGVYNVSPDHRILAYSVDANGSEQYDLRFKDLGTGRTLSETIPNTYYGAEWANDNKTFFYTTLDSIGRPYRLFRHEIGTDPKNDALVFEEPDEAFYMNFFKTKSEEFLMIGLGSMTTTEVYFIRADQPTSQPTSIAKRKSGIEYNVDHHGDYFYIISNENALNFKLMQAPIAAFERKNWKEVIAHRSDVKLEGVDFFRNYQIVYERELGLEKILVTNLADGQSHYIDFPEPVYSVFPSNNPEFDTEVFRFTYMSMITPKSVFDYNLKTKTRELKKQDKVLGEFTSSDYVTERIFAPASDGKQIPISLVYQKGLKKDGTAPLFLYAYGSYGSSTDPTFSSSRLSLLNRGFVYAIAHIRGGGEMGRQWYDDGKMMKKKNTFTDFIACADYLIAQKYTNKDKLVASGGSAGGLLMGAIVNMRPELFKAVVVHVPFVDVINTMLDPTIPLTVIEYEEWGNPNILKEYKYMKTYSPYDNVVAKEYPNLLITAGLNDPRVAYWEPAKWTAKLRALKTDNNRLILKTDMGKGHFSATGRYDYLRDLAFEYTFVFDVLNIQN
- a CDS encoding GNAT family N-acetyltransferase; protein product: MPEDFHIRIAEPKDADDLIEFNIAMALETENKILPPEIITAGVHNLFANPQYGFYLVAETNDEIAGALMVTTEWSDWRNGLFWWIQSVYVKPKFRRQGIYRKLYEFIKELAAERIDICGFRLYVEKHNVIAQKTYESLGMTETCYRMYEELHSR